One part of the Actinomycetota bacterium genome encodes these proteins:
- a CDS encoding maleylpyruvate isomerase N-terminal domain-containing protein, which produces MPVTADDLDAAVSTTVTTLRPAGGRDWSAPAGALEWDCWHTAEHLGDVLLSYAAQLVAQPTTRYVRFMANADKDAAPAEVLEFAEAGGRILAATVRTTPAQVRAWHPSGMADPEGFAGMGCVEALVHGHDIAQGLGLALDPPGEVCARVLARMFPHMVADLADLDPWTAVLWATGRIALPGRPRVARWRWHGAPPGENG; this is translated from the coding sequence ATGCCCGTTACCGCCGACGACCTGGATGCGGCCGTCTCCACCACGGTGACCACGCTGCGGCCAGCCGGCGGCCGGGACTGGTCGGCACCGGCGGGTGCGCTGGAGTGGGACTGCTGGCACACCGCCGAGCACCTCGGCGATGTCCTGCTGTCCTACGCCGCCCAACTGGTCGCCCAGCCCACGACGCGCTATGTGCGCTTCATGGCCAACGCCGACAAGGATGCCGCACCGGCCGAGGTGTTGGAGTTCGCCGAGGCCGGCGGGAGGATTCTCGCCGCCACGGTGCGCACCACCCCAGCGCAGGTGCGAGCCTGGCATCCCAGCGGGATGGCCGATCCAGAAGGCTTTGCCGGGATGGGCTGTGTCGAGGCGCTGGTGCACGGCCACGACATTGCCCAAGGTCTCGGGCTGGCCCTGGACCCACCAGGGGAGGTGTGCGCCCGCGTGCTCGCCCGGATGTTCCCGCACATGGTGGCTGACCTGGCCGACCTCGACCCTTGGACGGCAGTGCTGTGGGCCACCGGCCGCATCGCGCTGCCGGGACGCCCGCGGGTTGCGCGCTGGCGCTGGCACGGCGCCCCACCGGGCGAGAACGGATGA
- a CDS encoding fructosamine kinase family protein yields MTNQREDAAGEGVDWPLGLPPLASSQPLKGGFICSTTMGRLADGREVVVKRCPYPAEVEADGLAALAGAGAPVPAVLGVVNHILVLERVGGPPDWAALGRAIAGLHQRTGDRFGWHRDNFQGMTRQHNDWSDDWPSFYVERRVRVHLTDPKVPAPLRRRLERACEGPLPALLRPRPPASLTHGDLWAANVVEGRWLVDPAVSFADRELELAYMQLSNSLPAELLEAYHDEWPPDPGYERRRPALQLHKFLNNIRHFGPDRYVPRIEAVLDGYGW; encoded by the coding sequence GTGACGAATCAGAGGGAGGATGCGGCGGGCGAGGGGGTCGACTGGCCGCTCGGCCTGCCCCCACTGGCCTCCTCCCAGCCCCTCAAGGGCGGCTTCATCTGCAGCACGACCATGGGTCGCCTGGCCGACGGGCGGGAGGTGGTCGTCAAGCGCTGCCCGTATCCGGCCGAGGTGGAGGCCGACGGCCTGGCCGCCCTGGCGGGTGCCGGCGCCCCGGTGCCGGCCGTGCTGGGGGTCGTCAACCACATCCTGGTGCTGGAACGCGTCGGCGGCCCGCCGGACTGGGCGGCCCTCGGCCGAGCCATCGCCGGGCTGCACCAGCGGACCGGGGACCGCTTTGGCTGGCACCGGGACAACTTCCAGGGAATGACCCGCCAGCACAACGACTGGAGCGACGACTGGCCGAGCTTCTATGTCGAGCGCCGGGTGCGGGTGCATCTGACCGACCCGAAGGTCCCTGCCCCGCTGCGCCGGCGGCTGGAGCGGGCCTGTGAGGGTCCGCTGCCGGCGCTGCTGCGGCCGCGGCCGCCGGCGTCGTTGACCCACGGGGACCTGTGGGCCGCCAACGTGGTCGAGGGGCGCTGGCTGGTCGACCCGGCGGTCTCTTTCGCCGACCGAGAGCTGGAGCTCGCGTACATGCAGCTGTCCAACAGCCTGCCCGCGGAGCTGTTGGAGGCCTACCACGACGAATGGCCGCCCGACCCGGGCTATGAGCGGCGCCGACCCGCGCTGCAGTTGCACAAGTTCCTCAACAACATCCGCCACTTCGGGCCCGACCGGTATGTGCCGCGGATCGAGGCGGTCCTGGATGGCTACGGCTGGTGA